A window of Oncorhynchus gorbuscha isolate QuinsamMale2020 ecotype Even-year unplaced genomic scaffold, OgorEven_v1.0 Un_scaffold_8:::fragment_2:::debris, whole genome shotgun sequence genomic DNA:
GGAGGACaaaagaaagaaggaagaaaAAGAGCGGAAacggaaagaggaggagaaacagaaggcagaggaggagcagaggaagaaggaggaagatgagaagaagcagcaggaggagcaggagaggaaagTTCAGGAGGAGGAGGCCAAGAGACAGCGCGAAGAGGAGGCAGCTCAACTCAAGTAAGAGCTCAGGGGAGGAACCACGATAATAATGTATCATGTTCTACTGTAGGTGCTCTCAACATCATGAACTTTGTGTATGGTCAGTATTTTTGAATTCAGATAACTGCTAACTTGATTCTCCATCTTTCTTCCCActtcagagagaaggaggagggccaCCAGCTCCACCAGGAGGCCTGGGAGCGCCACCAGTGCCGGAAGGAGCTTCGTGTCCGCAACCAGAATGCCCACGAGGGCCGTCCCGAGGAGACCTTCTTTAGCCGCCTTGACTCCAGCTTGAAGAAGAACACAGCCTTTGTCAAGAAGCTGCGCACGCTCACCGAGCAGCAGCGCGATGCCCTCTCCAACGACTTTGGCTCGCTCAACCTCAGCAAGTACATCGGCGAGGCGGTGGGCTCTGTGGTGGAGGCCAAGCTGAAGATCTCTGACGTGGGCTGCGCCGTGCACCTGTGCTCCCTCTTCCACCAGCGCTACGCCGAATTCGCCCCACTGCTCCTCCAGGCCTGGAAAAGGCACTTTGAGGCGCGCAAGGAAGAGAAGGCACCCAACGTGAGCAAGCTGCGCACCGACCTGCGCTTCATCGCAGAGCTCACCATCGTAGGCCTGTTCACCGACAAGGAGGGCCTGTCGCTCATCTATGAGCAGCTGAAGAGCATCATCGGGACGGACCGCGAGACACACACGCATGTGTCAGTGGTCATCAGCTTCTGTAagcactgtggggatgacattgCGGGCCTGGTGCCTCGCAAGGTGAAGGCTGCACGGGAGAAGTTTGGCCTGGCCTTCCCTCCCAGCGAGATCATCAACACGGAGAAGCAGCAGCCCTTTCAGAACCTTCTGAGGGAGTACTTCACCTCGCTCACCAAGCACCTGAAGAAGGACCACCGCGAGCTGCAGAACATTGAGAGGCAGAACAGGTGATGGGGTCAAGGTTACTTGGAGAAACTTTACTTGGAGGAACTTTTCTACATGACCTATCTCACTTCTTCTCTTGTATTATTGATTTCAGTGTATACTCCTGCCACAGTACATGACGATTTGCCATTTTGAGTAACATGCTAAATGTGTTTGAGTGTACATACTGACAGCTccatgttttttttctccctccaGGCGTATCCTCCACTCCAAAGGGGAGCTGAGTGAGGACAGGCACAAGCAGCATGAGGAGTTTGCCACGTCCTACCAGAAGCTGCTGGCTAACACCCAGTCTCTGGCTGACTTTCTGGATGAGAACATGCCAGAGCTTCCACTGGACAAGACTGTGCAGGAAGGTAAAGAGTAACAACCCTTGTATACTGTTTATTACTTTGTTATAGGGTAAAGACTGAGCTTTTTGTTGTACTTTTGGGTGATTTGTGTTATAAAGCCACATTGTTATCATATTTTATTGCTGTTGGTtatatgtagcctacagtcttTGGTGTCAGTGTGTATCTAgccatcttctctcctctgtgtgatAGAGCACGGCCCTGGCATTGACATCTTCACCCCTGGGAAGCCCGGGGAGTATGACCTGGAGGGGGGCATCTGGGAGGACGAGGATGCCAGGAACTTCTATGAGAACATGGTGGACCTGAAGGCCTTCGTCCCCGCCATCCTGTTCAAAGATAACGAGAAGTCCAAGGACAAAGAGGAGGCTGCTGCTAAAGGTGCAGCCACCTACACATATGCACGCATGCAGACTCACACAGACACTCACGCTGTCTAACTGAGCCTGCTCTTGTTGCTGTGTCCTTTCCTCAGAGGCTAAAGATGCTGCGGCCACCACAGAGGAGTTGGAGTTGGAGCTCGAGGCTCTAGACATCGCTGATGACCCTCTGGAGCTGGATGGACCTGACGAGGCAGAGAACGAGGCAGAGCTCGCCAAAAAACTGTTGGACGAGCAAGGTAAAGATGAAGGTATTCTCTATCCACCCACCAGCCACCAAGCAGCACACACCACCCAGCGCTATGCACACCCAGCTTTCCATTTTGACAAAGACAACAAGAGGGCGGCAATAATCTAATATCTACAACCTCTGGATAAAAGAACCATGTTGGTTATTGTCATGGACAGTGTCttggtgtttgtgtgtctttTCCAGGGATCAAGTTAGGGTATGAGAGAGGTCAGGGAAACAGAGCTAGGGCCCACTCATGGGTGCTCAGGGCCAATCAACTAAACAGAGGTGTGTTGCTGAGCATGTGGAAACCAGACAGTCATTCACAAGGTTTCTAATATACCACATGTATCAACCCCGTTCCTAGGCTTAGACCTATGCTATGGCTTtgctctttctgtttctgtcggTGAGTGACTCTTAAGTTAGCTAAGGAGATATTTGGAGCATGACTTTGCTCTATACATGTTTGACTGTGTCCTCCCTGTTTCTGTATGAAGAACAAGAGGATGAGGAGGCAAGCACCGGGTCCCACCTGAAGCTCATTGTGGACGCCTTCATCCAGCAGCTTCCCAACTGTGTCAACAGAGACCTCATAGACAAGGCAAGGAGAGAACACACACCTTCAGCATACCAGAAGGATGTTTTCCCAGCTTGACAATTTGAGTTTAGCCACGAAGGCAACGGTTCACAGTGAAATATGGTACTAAGTATACAGTTGTGCAGTGAATTAGTCTGACTGTAGGTGTGTTTGTTCACAGGCTGCCATGGATTTCTGCATGAACATGAACACAAAGTCAAACAGGAGGAAGCTGGTCCGAGCTCTCTTCACCGTTCCCAGACAAaggtaccacacacaccatgAAGCAGATAGTTAATTTGGAAGGATTTGATCAGGAAGCTGGTCCGGACTCTCTTCACCGTTCCCTGACAAAGCACCCACGCATGCACACGCAGATAGTTCATTTGGAAGGATTTGATCATGTATTGATTTGTGTGGGaatgtgtttttttcccctctcccttttccccactaggtggtgctgttgCTCCTCATTTAATTTGAAATGGCATAAAGGAAGTTAATGGAACTTATGCTATTGTAAAGCTCATGGTTGTATTGTGTTCGTCCAGGTTGGATCTGCTGCCCTTTTACTCCCGTCTGGTGGCCACCCTTCACCCCTGCATGTCAGATGTGGCCGATGACCTGTGCTCCATACTCAAAGGAGACTTCAGGTTCCACGTAGGTCCCAAGACTTTACCTCAGCTACTAACACCTTCCTCGTTGTGTCTTTCATACAGAACCACTGTCTCATTAAAATAGGACCTATACTGAAGGAAACAAACAGTTTTGAAAGAGTTTTCACTACACAATGTTTGTTGTGTGTCCTTGTAGATCCGGAAGAAGGACCAGATCAACATCGAAACAAAAAATAAAACTGTGAGGTTTATCGGGGAGCTGGCCAAGTTCAAGTTGTTCTCAAAAACGGACACTCTGCATTGTCTGAAGGTAGGGGGTGCATCTCTCTCACCAGGAATCTGTGCTATCATTAGCtaagtttccatccaattggcgacagatatTCATGCGACTCTTCTAAAATCTGCATGAAAACAATATTCACATTTTCACACCATTTTCATGTACCAAATAAAAAGCAGGAGTTCAATGTTTCCATTAAATTTTTACCTCTAccaatagttttgtcacaaactgttgCTATAAATAGGTAACTTTCCCAATCTGGTTTTGGCACATGCTCTCTAGATAAGTTTGCTGATAACGTGGACAAGGGTAGGTTATAAGTTATATGCTGAGATATGGATAAGAGcaatataattaagcaataaagtacgaggaggtgtggtacagtggggcaaaaaagtatttagtcagccaccaattgcaagttctcccacataaaaagatgagaggcctgtaattttcatcataggtacacttcaactatgacagacaaaatgagaaaaaaaaatccagaaaatcacattgtaggatttttaatgaatttatttgcaaattatggttgaaaataagtatttggtcacctacaaacaagcaagatttctggctctcacagacctgtaacttcttctttatgaggctcctctgtcctccactcgttacctgtattaatggcacctgtttgaacttgttatcagtataaaagacacctgtccacaacctcacagtcacgctccaaactccactatggccaagaccaaagagctgtcaaaggacaccagaaacaaaattgtagacctgcaccaggctgggaagactgaatctgcaataggtaagcagcttggtttgaagaaatcaactttgggagcaattattatgaaatggaagacatacaagaccactgataatctccctcgatctggggcttcacgcaagatctcaccccgtggggtcaaaatgatgacaagaacggtgagcaaaaatcccagaaccacacggggggacctagtgaatgacctgcagagagctgggaccaaagtaacaaagcctaccatcagtaacacactacgccgccagggactcaaatcctgcagtgccagacgtgtccccctgcttaagccagtacatgtccaggcacgtctgaagtttgctagagagcatttggatgatccagaagaagattgggagaatgtcatatggtcagatgaaaccaaaatataactttttggtaaaaactcaactcgtcgtgtttggaggacaaagaatgctgagttgcatccaaagaacaccatacctactgtgaagcatgggggtagaaacatcatgctttggggctgtttttctgcaaagggaccaggacgactgatcagtGAAAAGGAAAGTATTTGCCCATTAAGGAGTTTTCACTGCAACTGTCACATAATTAGTTTTACCTACACAAAATAACAAATTGTTTGTCGGCATTTCTGAAATTGTATTgacacttcctgtttccatcacaactgtcgccataaaaaaaaaaaacatgacttcactcgcataaaaactgtggatggaaacgtgaTTACTGTTACAATTATTGTATTACACTGTCAtcatcatgttactgtgtgtgtgttctacagaTGCTGCTGTCAGACTTCTCCCATCACCACATAGAGATGGCCTGCACCCTGCTGGAGACCAGTGGACGCTTCCTCTTCAGATCCCCCGACTCCCACCTCCGGACCAGCGTCCTTCtggtacacacgcacacgcacacacggcaATGAACACACGTACGTGTGCAACACAGGAGGTTGGCGGGACCTTAatttgggaggacgggctcgtggtaatgactggagcggaacaGGTGGATTGTTTTTCAaatccaggtgtttgatgccgttccatttgctccgttccggccgttattatgagccgtcctcccctcggcAGCCTCCACGAGTgtacaagcaaacacacacacacctatcaaaCACTGTACTGGAATTCTCCTAAGGTTGTGGAGTGCATCCAGAGTCCCGAGGCGAGACCTGCTTTGGCCTCCCTAACTGGTGCCAAAATCCAGGGTTAAATCTGATTTATAGAGCTCTATTAATCCAGCTTTATTGTTAAATTGCTTTTGGACGAGGTTATTCATGTCGCATGCACAGCTGCCATATTTACTAGCTTGCGTTTGGCAAGATAATAAGACCACACGCCTTTTTGAGGGCTTTCAGCTGTGTGCTGGGCTATATTGAATGACTCACTTGTTTTTGTATGTTTGCGTGTCTCAGGAGCAAATGATGCGTAAGAAGCAGGCGCAGCACCTGGATGCTCGCTACGTGACCATGGTGGAGAATGCCTACTACTACTGCAACCCCCCGCCCATGGAGAAGACTGTCAGGAAGAAGAGGCCCCCGCTGCAGGAGTACATCCGCAAACTGCTCTACAAGGACCTCTCCAAGGTCACCACGGAGAAGGTATGAAGATTATTACATTTGAGTTAGAGTTCGTGCATTCATGTTAagatacagtgagctccaaaagctttgaggttaaagtgcagactgtcggctataatttgagggtattttgatccatatcgggtgaaccgtttagaaatgacagcagtttgtacatagtcccttcattttaggggaccaaaggtATTAGGTCAAATTCACTATGTGTATTAAAATAgtaaaaagtatttgatcccatattcctagcacacaatgactgtacaaacttgttggatgtgTCTgctgtgtttcagattattttgtgccaaatagaaatgaatggtaaatcatTTATTGTTTCATTTTGGAGTcatttttattgtaaataagaatagaatgtgtttctaaacacttctacattaatgtggatggttatggataatcctgaatgaatcgtaaTGAGTGTGATGAgtacagatgcacaaatatcataccccccaagacatgctaacatctcacaattacaataacagtggaggttagcattttggggGAATATGACATATAGGCCTCTGTAACTTTCTGTGGCCTCAGCAGTCTAAAGTTCCTGAGGCGTCACTAAAGAccaggttcgatcccaggctgggTTAccaccggccgtgaccgggagtcccatagggcggcacacaattggcccagcatcatccgggttagaggagggtttggccagggtggcTTTACTTGGCTtatcgcgctctagtgactccttgtggcgggccgggcacctgcaagctgacttcggtcgtcagttgaacggtgtctcctccgacacgttggtgcagctggcttccgggttaagcgggtggGTGTTAATGAGCGTGGTCTGGCGGgccgtgtttcggaggacgcatgacttgactatcgtctctcccaagcccgttggggagttgcagcgataagACAAGATCCTAATTTGATATCACGAAAAAgagggtaaaaaataaaaatatgaaacTTTCTGTGAAACGCGCTCGATaatttgtagagtccatgccgtGACAAATTGAGGCTGCTTTGAGGCCAAATGGGGGTGTAACTCAATAACAGGAAGGTGCTGCTTTCAGACTCGTATTATACTGCTCTATGTATATACTTGcccccccatcctccccttcCCCAATATACATGTAAATATTGGACAATAAATGGTGCCTTCttgtattatacttatgctaaaatgtattctattctacagccatttactttatgttggtgtacttttattatttcttattcttGTTGCATTTTCGAGAAGTAACCTGCAAGTTGGCATTtagttggacgatgtataccatgcgtatgccgtacatacgactaataaaacttgaaactagTAAGGGAGGGAAAAAGTAAAGTGCAAGTGTTAGTTCACGGTGCCTCATTTATACAGTCACTGGCTTATGCATATTCATCATAACACTATTGAGAGATATGAGGGGGAAAAAAGTGgtgtgatccccccccccccatacaaaACCACAACAGAAGTATCACAAACACCTGCCAATTATCATCTTACCTTCCCGTTCTCCGCTTCCTTGTCTCCCTCATTTccgtcctcttctctcctccctcccctaggTGCTGAGGCAGATGCGTAAACTCCCCTGGCAGGACCCAGAGTCTAAAGGCTACCTGATCTGCTGCATGGTCAACATCTGGAACGTCAAGTACAACAGCATCCACTGTGTGGCCAACCTGCTGGCCGGCCTTGTGGCCTACCAGGAGGACGTGGGCATCCACGTGGTGGACGGGGTCCTAGAGGACATCCGCCTGGGAATGGAGGTGAGCACCATGGGAGGGGGTGGGAAGGCAAGCCCAGGGTGGTGAGCTGTTTCTGGGATTGGAGGTGAGGACCGGGGAAGGGGATCTTGTTATGTGAAGAGCCCTAGCAGGAGAGATTGATGGTACGTTTCTTATGACTTGAATGATTGATTGTTGAGGCTACGTGTTGTGTACCGTGTGAACAGGCTGCATGTTAGGGTCTTGTGGGTAAGGTCTTCCTGGGGCTTCATATTTATGGTGTTTCAGAGCACGGAGGCACTCAACTTCAAAACCTCTCTGACATTCCATCtcacctgctttctctctctctcactctcctctctgtctatccatctcacCCCCTTTTCTCCTCTACCCCCCCAATGtcgctccttctccccctctcctttgcAGGTGAACCAGCCCAAGTTCAACCAGCGTCGGATCAGCAGTGCCAAGTTTCTGGGGGAGCTCTACAACTACCGCATGGTGGAGTCAGCGGTCATCTTCCGCaccctcttctccttcatctcgtTTGGAGTGAACCCGGATGGCGGCCCCAGCCCCCTGGACCCCCCCGAGCACCTGTTCCGCATTCGCATGGTCTGCACCCTGCTGGACACCTGCGGACAGTACTTTGACCGCGGCTCCAGCAAGAGGAAGCTGGACTGCTTCCTCATCTACTTCCAGGTCAGTCGGTTAGACCGTTTGACCTCTCCTTATTTCACTCCTCTCAGCCTCTGTCTCTCGATCTCTTACTCTTTCTTTTCTTTAAGAAGCATTTTGATGCTGTTGTGACATAATGTCAATTACATTCATTTATTACAAGACTGTCCCTAAACTCTGATGTGGTGTtgtctgtcctccagaggtaTATCTGGTGGAAGAAGAGTGTGGAGGTGTGGAGTGCAGAGCACCAGTTCCCCATCGACATTGACTACATGATCAGTGACACCCTGGAGCTGCTCCGACCAAAGATGAGGCTCTGCATCTCCCTGGAAGACTCCGCACGACAGGTCACCGAGCTGGAGAGGGAGTTCCTCGTTAAACTGGgtaagagaccgagagagattgACAAACAGGAACTCATGCATAAgggcacacacacatgtacgcacACAACAACAAGGTTGTTAAAGATCCTTGTCATACGTCAGTCccccagatgtgtgtgtgtgtgcctgcaagcCTCAGAAATGTATTTGTGTTTCTGTAGTAACTAGCTCCATGGGTTGGCCCAGTCCTGCTCTCCGTCCTCCCTGCTGAGCAACATTCCCATGTGTGTAGGAGGGTGCTTCAGCTCTGGGCACTCTGTCTGTCAGACAGGTCTAATTCCCTCATAGTAACACACATACCTGgccctctcacacacaaacacacagcagtCAGACCTGCCTCTGCTGTAGACTGCCACTTAAAAACACTCACTCTTAAGTCAAGACGAATACATATTTTCTGAAGTAAGGGGAATATTAATCAATACATGAGTAACACCCCAATGACATGATATGTGAATATATCATTGCCCTATTGCACCTGCTGTTCTAATGTGGCACAATACTGAAAGTGTTTCTTTAGCTGAAATGCTCATTTGTAGTGctctctgaacagttgatcaaTATCTGATGGAGAGCAAAGAGATGCACAGAGATAAAAACACAAtcaagagacagacaggatgtagaTAATGAAATACCCTGAGAGACttcgaggaggaagagggaagcaTTCCTTTTGCAGGTGTAATGGACagtcaacaagcacagcacttatacaaatgactgatgattggctgagagaaactgatgataaaatgattgtgggggctgttcttgttagacttcagtgcagcttttgacattatcgatcatagtatGCTGCaggaaaaacatatgtgttatggctttacaccccctgctataatgtgggtAAAGACTTCCTACTTCTAACTAAACACTGAGgctgttctttaatggaagcctctcaaatataatagaatcaggaattccccagggtagctgtttaggccccttgctttttattttttttactaacgacatgccactgacttgagtaaagccagagtctatgaatgcggatgactcaacacaatACACG
This region includes:
- the LOC124019216 gene encoding regulator of nonsense transcripts 2-like isoform X4, with translation MPAEGKRSLNMDEKEVSSFSNKEKDRDADRRPASSRDKVKDEAKMSGKKDIGKAAEEKRRRLEEDKRKKEEKERKRKEEEKQKAEEEQRKKEEDEKKQQEEQERKVQEEEAKRQREEEAAQLKEKEEGHQLHQEAWERHQCRKELRVRNQNAHEGRPEETFFSRLDSSLKKNTAFVKKLRTLTEQQRDALSNDFGSLNLSKYIGEAVGSVVEAKLKISDVGCAVHLCSLFHQRYAEFAPLLLQAWKRHFEARKEEKAPNVSKLRTDLRFIAELTIVGLFTDKEGLSLIYEQLKSIIGTDRETHTHVSVVISFCKHCGDDIAGLVPRKVKAAREKFGLAFPPSEIINTEKQQPFQNLLREYFTSLTKHLKKDHRELQNIERQNRRILHSKGELSEDRHKQHEEFATSYQKLLANTQSLADFLDENMPELPLDKTVQEEHGPGIDIFTPGKPGEYDLEGGIWEDEDARNFYENMVDLKAFVPAILFKDNEKSKDKEEAAAKEAKDAAATTEELELELEALDIADDPLELDGPDEAENEAELAKKLLDEQGKDEEQEDEEASTGSHLKLIVDAFIQQLPNCVNRDLIDKAAMDFCMNMNTKSNRRKLVRALFTVPRQRLDLLPFYSRLVATLHPCMSDVADDLCSILKGDFRFHIRKKDQINIETKNKTVRFIGELAKFKLFSKTDTLHCLKMLLSDFSHHHIEMACTLLETSGRFLFRSPDSHLRTSVLLEQMMRKKQAQHLDARYVTMVENAYYYCNPPPMEKTVRKKRPPLQEYIRKLLYKDLSKVTTEKVLRQMRKLPWQDPESKGYLICCMVNIWNVKYNSIHCVANLLAGLVAYQEDVGIHVVDGVLEDIRLGMEVNQPKFNQRRISSAKFLGELYNYRMVESAVIFRTLFSFISFGVNPDGGPSPLDPPEHLFRIRMVCTLLDTCGQYFDRGSSKRKLDCFLIYFQRYIWWKKSVEVWSAEHQFPIDIDYMISDTLELLRPKMRLCISLEDSARQVTELEREFLVKLGLAMDGQKDGRPSSAMGSEGEALDEDDDDDDEEGGADTEEQSGNESEMNEPEEEEGSENEEEEREEEEEENTDYLTDSNKENETDEENNEVTIRGGGLKHVACAEDEDFIQALDKMMLENLQQRSGEAVKVHQLDVAIPLQLKSQLKKGPGGPVCSGEGDADISDTMQFVMLTRKGNKQQFKILNVPLSSHLAANHFNQQQAEQEERMRMKKLTLDINERQEQEDYQEMMASLAQRPAPANTNRERRPRYQHPKGAPNADLIFKTGGRKQETKQERIERYEKRDRQERQEKHE
- the LOC124019216 gene encoding regulator of nonsense transcripts 2-like isoform X3, encoding MPAEGKRSLNMDEKEVSSFSNKEKDRDADRRPASSRDKVKDEAKMSGKKDIGKAAEEKRRRLEEDKRKKEEKERKRKEEEKQKAEEEQRKKEEDEKKQQEEQERKVQEEEAKRQREEEAAQLKEKEEGHQLHQEAWERHQCRKELRVRNQNAHEGRPEETFFSRLDSSLKKNTAFVKKLRTLTEQQRDALSNDFGSLNLSKYIGEAVGSVVEAKLKISDVGCAVHLCSLFHQRYAEFAPLLLQAWKRHFEARKEEKAPNVSKLRTDLRFIAELTIVGLFTDKEGLSLIYEQLKSIIGTDRETHTHVSVVISFCKHCGDDIAGLVPRKVKAAREKFGLAFPPSEIINTEKQQPFQNLLREYFTSLTKHLKKDHRELQNIERQNRRILHSKGELSEDRHKQHEEFATSYQKLLANTQSLADFLDENMPELPLDKTVQEEHGPGIDIFTPGKPGEYDLEGGIWEDEDARNFYENMVDLKAFVPAILFKDNEKSKDKEEAAAKEAKDAAATTEELELELEALDIADDPLELDGPDEAENEAELAKKLLDEQGKDEGIKLGYERGQGNRARAHSWVLRANQLNREQEDEEASTGSHLKLIVDAFIQQLPNCVNRDLIDKAAMDFCMNMNTKSNRRKLVRALFTVPRQRLDLLPFYSRLVATLHPCMSDVADDLCSILKGDFRFHIRKKDQINIETKNKTVRFIGELAKFKLFSKTDTLHCLKMLLSDFSHHHIEMACTLLETSGRFLFRSPDSHLRTSVLLEQMMRKKQAQHLDARYVTMVENAYYYCNPPPMEKTVRKKRPPLQEYIRKLLYKDLSKVTTEKVLRQMRKLPWQDPESKGYLICCMVNIWNVKYNSIHCVANLLAGLVAYQEDVGIHVVDGVLEDIRLGMEVNQPKFNQRRISSAKFLGELYNYRMVESAVIFRTLFSFISFGVNPDGGPSPLDPPEHLFRIRMVCTLLDTCGQYFDRGSSKRKLDCFLIYFQRYIWWKKSVEVWSAEHQFPIDIDYMISDTLELLRPKMRLCISLEDSARQVTELEREFLVKLGLAMDGQKDGRPSSAMGSEGEALDEDDDDDDEEGGADTEEQSGNESEMNEPEEEEGSENEEEEREEEEEENTDYLTDSNKENETDEENNEVTIRGGGLKHVACAEDEDFIQALDKMMLENLQQRSGEAVKVHQLDVAIPLQLKSQLKKGPGGPVCSGEGDADISDTMQFVMLTRKGNKQQFKILNVPLSSHLAANHFNQQQAEQEERMRMKKLTLDINERQEQEDYQEMMASLAQRPAPANTNRERRPRYQHPKGAPNADLIFKTGGRR
- the LOC124019216 gene encoding regulator of nonsense transcripts 2-like isoform X2; this encodes MPAEGKRSLNMDEKEVSSFSNKEKDRDADRRPASSRDKVKDEAKMSGKKDIGKAAEEKRRRLEEDKRKKEEKERKRKEEEKQKAEEEQRKKEEDEKKQQEEQERKVQEEEAKRQREEEAAQLKEKEEGHQLHQEAWERHQCRKELRVRNQNAHEGRPEETFFSRLDSSLKKNTAFVKKLRTLTEQQRDALSNDFGSLNLSKYIGEAVGSVVEAKLKISDVGCAVHLCSLFHQRYAEFAPLLLQAWKRHFEARKEEKAPNVSKLRTDLRFIAELTIVGLFTDKEGLSLIYEQLKSIIGTDRETHTHVSVVISFCKHCGDDIAGLVPRKVKAAREKFGLAFPPSEIINTEKQQPFQNLLREYFTSLTKHLKKDHRELQNIERQNRRILHSKGELSEDRHKQHEEFATSYQKLLANTQSLADFLDENMPELPLDKTVQEEHGPGIDIFTPGKPGEYDLEGGIWEDEDARNFYENMVDLKAFVPAILFKDNEKSKDKEEAAAKEAKDAAATTEELELELEALDIADDPLELDGPDEAENEAELAKKLLDEQGKDEGIKLGYERGQGNRARAHSWVLRANQLNREQEDEEASTGSHLKLIVDAFIQQLPNCVNRDLIDKAAMDFCMNMNTKSNRRKLVRALFTVPRQRLDLLPFYSRLVATLHPCMSDVADDLCSILKGDFRFHIRKKDQINIETKNKTVRFIGELAKFKLFSKTDTLHCLKMLLSDFSHHHIEMACTLLETSGRFLFRSPDSHLRTSVLLEQMMRKKQAQHLDARYVTMVENAYYYCNPPPMEKTVRKKRPPLQEYIRKLLYKDLSKVTTEKVLRQMRKLPWQDPESKGYLICCMVNIWNVKYNSIHCVANLLAGLVAYQEDVGIHVVDGVLEDIRLGMEVNQPKFNQRRISSAKFLGELYNYRMVESAVIFRTLFSFISFGVNPDGGPSPLDPPEHLFRIRMVCTLLDTCGQYFDRGSSKRKLDCFLIYFQRYIWWKKSVEVWSAEHQFPIDIDYMISDTLELLRPKMRLCISLEDSARQVTELEREFLVKLGLAMDGQKDGRPSSAMGSEGEALDEDDDDDDEEGGADTEEQSGNESEMNEPEEEEGSENEEEEREEEEEENTDYLTDSNKENETDEENNEVTIRGGGLKHVACAEDEDFIQALDKMMLENLQRSGEAVKVHQLDVAIPLQLKSQLKKGPGGPVCSGEGDADISDTMQFVMLTRKGNKQQFKILNVPLSSHLAANHFNQQQAEQEERMRMKKLTLDINERQEQEDYQEMMASLAQRPAPANTNRERRPRYQHPKGAPNADLIFKTGGRKQETKQERIERYEKRDRQERQEKHE
- the LOC124019216 gene encoding regulator of nonsense transcripts 2-like isoform X6, translated to MPAEGKRSLNMDEKEVSSFSNKEKDRDADRRPASSRDKVKDEAKMSGKKDIGKAAEEKRRRLEEDKRKKEEKERKRKEEEKQKAEEEQRKKEEDEKKQQEEQERKVQEEEAKRQREEEAAQLKEKEEGHQLHQEAWERHQCRKELRVRNQNAHEGRPEETFFSRLDSSLKKNTAFVKKLRTLTEQQRDALSNDFGSLNLSKYIGEAVGSVVEAKLKISDVGCAVHLCSLFHQRYAEFAPLLLQAWKRHFEARKEEKAPNVSKLRTDLRFIAELTIVGLFTDKEGLSLIYEQLKSIIGTDRETHTHVSVVISFCKHCGDDIAGLVPRKVKAAREKFGLAFPPSEIINTEKQQPFQNLLREYFTSLTKHLKKDHRELQNIERQNRRILHSKGELSEDRHKQHEEFATSYQKLLANTQSLADFLDENMPELPLDKTVQEEHGPGIDIFTPGKPGEYDLEGGIWEDEDARNFYENMVDLKAFVPAILFKDNEKSKDKEEAAAKEAKDAAATTEELELELEALDIADDPLELDGPDEAENEAELAKKLLDEQEQEDEEASTGSHLKLIVDAFIQQLPNCVNRDLIDKAAMDFCMNMNTKSNRRKLVRALFTVPRQRLDLLPFYSRLVATLHPCMSDVADDLCSILKGDFRFHIRKKDQINIETKNKTVRFIGELAKFKLFSKTDTLHCLKMLLSDFSHHHIEMACTLLETSGRFLFRSPDSHLRTSVLLEQMMRKKQAQHLDARYVTMVENAYYYCNPPPMEKTVRKKRPPLQEYIRKLLYKDLSKVTTEKVLRQMRKLPWQDPESKGYLICCMVNIWNVKYNSIHCVANLLAGLVAYQEDVGIHVVDGVLEDIRLGMEVNQPKFNQRRISSAKFLGELYNYRMVESAVIFRTLFSFISFGVNPDGGPSPLDPPEHLFRIRMVCTLLDTCGQYFDRGSSKRKLDCFLIYFQRYIWWKKSVEVWSAEHQFPIDIDYMISDTLELLRPKMRLCISLEDSARQVTELEREFLVKLGLAMDGQKDGRPSSAMGSEGEALDEDDDDDDEEGGADTEEQSGNESEMNEPEEEEGSENEEEEREEEEEENTDYLTDSNKENETDEENNEVTIRGGGLKHVACAEDEDFIQALDKMMLENLQRSGEAVKVHQLDVAIPLQLKSQLKKGPGGPVCSGEGDADISDTMQFVMLTRKGNKQQFKILNVPLSSHLAANHFNQQQAEQEERMRMKKLTLDINERQEQEDYQEMMASLAQRPAPANTNRERRPRYQHPKGAPNADLIFKTGGRKQETKQERIERYEKRDRQERQEKHE